The following proteins are encoded in a genomic region of Thiomicrospira sp. R3:
- a CDS encoding prepilin-type N-terminal cleavage/methylation domain-containing protein: MSITSHKNKKNGFTLVEVAIVIGIVGIIMMGLFAGMGAIRETVKFKQDQQKLQDIKQALISFASVNGHLPCPDTTGNGRENRELTIPVCTATTGNLPFIDLETHQQNAYGLPYTYVINQNANDASNALASSSSASYFISGSCLDTSTQNGTTAPCFKFDTPPMPGIPGAGNLRVQNDETGTRVFADHIPLVVISHGQNGCPGESIFEQHNCSPNGNSNVFYQAAQQRNSFDDVLIWLSAQEIKSATSIDRSTVRIPRRIVYNFAKMSSEEINEFLSREYVRYIDGRGGQNAWIPREKPGMTDEAGNPVDSLLSVQKPGEQILLVPIPADFKQYKISIKARLTQERHDSNQVWNEGGFAAFFDTYLEDNDITLRNNSRIQKGYVYQFDRGHTAEFSRQLIRPWNLLDINNYNNAEQAVDFYYPRYPAPADSDPKTQERIDYEIERTFVPDRFADPNWWVQVYQTDIIVTGSDTNRNANIRIVGWNDLDKDWTRLVAQFDYPKPRANSYLTETVTSKGVTIEHLIIGEKAQLYTGLRTWNHSPTEFHYLIIEEILE; encoded by the coding sequence ATGTCCATAACCTCTCATAAAAATAAAAAAAACGGTTTTACCCTTGTCGAAGTTGCCATTGTTATTGGTATTGTAGGCATTATTATGATGGGGCTTTTTGCTGGTATGGGAGCTATCCGTGAAACAGTAAAATTTAAGCAAGACCAACAAAAACTTCAAGACATTAAACAAGCCTTAATCAGTTTTGCTAGTGTTAACGGCCACCTCCCCTGCCCAGACACCACCGGAAACGGTAGAGAAAACAGGGAATTAACAATACCTGTTTGTACTGCAACAACCGGGAACTTGCCTTTTATAGATCTTGAAACACATCAGCAAAACGCCTACGGACTTCCTTACACCTATGTTATAAACCAAAACGCGAATGATGCGTCTAATGCACTAGCATCGAGTAGTAGTGCAAGCTATTTTATAAGTGGAAGTTGTCTTGACACTTCGACCCAAAATGGAACAACAGCCCCTTGCTTTAAATTTGACACACCACCGATGCCAGGCATTCCAGGAGCGGGTAACCTTCGCGTTCAAAATGATGAGACTGGAACAAGAGTATTCGCTGACCATATACCCCTAGTCGTTATTTCCCATGGACAAAATGGCTGCCCCGGTGAGTCTATTTTTGAACAACACAATTGTTCGCCTAATGGCAATAGCAATGTTTTCTACCAGGCAGCCCAACAAAGAAACAGTTTTGATGATGTCTTGATTTGGCTATCAGCACAAGAGATAAAATCGGCCACCTCGATTGATCGGTCAACGGTAAGAATCCCGAGAAGAATTGTATATAATTTTGCAAAGATGTCGTCTGAAGAGATCAATGAATTCCTATCTCGTGAATATGTCCGCTACATTGACGGTAGGGGGGGGCAAAATGCTTGGATACCCAGAGAAAAACCAGGCATGACCGACGAGGCTGGTAATCCAGTAGACTCGTTGCTAAGTGTACAAAAACCAGGTGAACAAATTTTACTGGTTCCAATACCCGCTGATTTTAAACAATATAAAATTTCCATTAAAGCACGACTAACCCAAGAAAGGCATGATTCCAACCAAGTGTGGAATGAAGGCGGCTTTGCGGCGTTTTTTGATACCTACCTTGAGGATAATGATATTACTTTAAGAAATAATTCAAGAATTCAAAAGGGCTATGTTTATCAGTTTGATCGTGGACATACTGCAGAATTTAGTCGACAGCTTATTCGTCCATGGAACCTTCTTGATATCAATAATTACAATAACGCTGAACAAGCCGTTGATTTTTACTACCCAAGATATCCAGCGCCGGCGGATTCTGATCCTAAAACTCAAGAAAGAATTGATTATGAAATTGAACGCACATTTGTACCCGACCGATTTGCTGATCCAAACTGGTGGGTACAAGTATATCAGACCGATATTATTGTAACCGGTAGCGATACAAATCGAAACGCAAACATTCGAATTGTCGGCTGGAATGATTTAGATAAAGACTGGACGAGGCTTGTTGCTCAGTTTGACTACCCAAAACCTAGAGCAAACAGTTACTTAACTGAAACTGTAACATCAAAAGGCGTAACAATAGAACATTTAATTATTGGTGAAAAAGCACAGCTTTATACTGGCTTAAGAACATGGAACCACTCACCGACAGAATTCCATTACTTAATAATTGAAGAAATTCTTGAATAA
- a CDS encoding Ig-like domain-containing protein, translating to MKNPKKVHAINGFTLIEIALIIAVLGIITAGVISGIGAMRESAKFKEDQVKLQDIKKSLINFVAINGYLPCPDTDNTGTENRNAQTCSSFSGTLPYIDLGTHPLNAWGLPFSYIVNTNVENLSDITDSQSSASYFGNGACADLDTRNNADAPCFRMNTPPILGQTTENLGNYQVSDGANVIANQIPLLVISHGQNGCPGASNFESWNCDLSQFSDNQTQVFQAAQNRHGVNQFDDLLIWISSFDIKISDNHQSVSNNTNLPPEENHTPPPPPEETITVNEESEEIVGGNTVDIIDRLWGGLGDNGFAVGLESNVFTQNNRQVIHTNDLNIENTTNLIIQATEASGSTYFFEVGSVYFLSWSQEGSTRTMLGTISRSDDVSLQDDLRNIVVFRGAVGNIETVLVIDHTGVQRANNLSYAVNDQNANETVGFKAERITGTAPAGSQINIYDKDNNLIDTVTADADGNWTAIIFDPGKVTPITIELVED from the coding sequence ATGAAAAATCCAAAAAAAGTTCATGCTATTAACGGTTTCACTCTGATTGAAATTGCGCTAATTATCGCGGTATTAGGCATTATCACCGCAGGGGTTATATCTGGCATAGGAGCAATGCGTGAAAGCGCAAAATTTAAAGAAGACCAAGTAAAACTCCAAGACATAAAAAAATCACTTATAAATTTTGTAGCCATTAACGGGTATTTGCCTTGCCCAGATACGGATAACACTGGGACTGAAAATAGAAACGCTCAGACCTGTAGCTCCTTTTCTGGCACACTACCATATATTGACCTTGGAACCCATCCACTCAATGCCTGGGGGCTGCCTTTTTCTTATATAGTTAATACAAACGTAGAAAACTTAAGTGACATAACTGACTCTCAAAGCAGTGCCAGTTATTTTGGCAATGGAGCATGTGCTGATTTAGATACTAGAAATAATGCTGATGCCCCTTGCTTTAGAATGAATACTCCTCCAATTTTAGGACAAACTACTGAAAACCTAGGCAACTACCAAGTTTCTGATGGAGCCAATGTTATAGCAAACCAAATTCCACTTTTAGTTATTTCTCATGGACAAAATGGCTGCCCAGGAGCAAGCAATTTTGAGAGCTGGAATTGCGACTTATCACAATTTTCAGATAACCAAACTCAGGTTTTTCAGGCCGCCCAGAATAGGCATGGAGTGAATCAATTTGATGATTTATTAATTTGGATATCTTCATTTGACATCAAAATTTCAGACAACCATCAATCCGTTTCTAACAATACCAACCTACCACCAGAAGAGAACCACACACCTCCCCCACCGCCTGAGGAAACAATTACAGTAAACGAGGAGTCCGAAGAAATAGTGGGCGGAAATACTGTTGATATTATTGATCGTTTATGGGGAGGACTCGGAGATAATGGTTTTGCTGTTGGCTTAGAAAGCAATGTATTCACTCAAAATAATCGACAAGTAATACACACAAACGATTTAAACATTGAAAACACAACAAATCTAATAATTCAGGCAACCGAAGCCAGTGGATCAACGTATTTTTTTGAAGTTGGTAGTGTATATTTTCTTAGCTGGAGTCAGGAGGGGTCCACCCGCACTATGCTAGGAACTATTTCTAGATCTGATGATGTGTCTTTACAGGATGACCTTAGAAATATAGTAGTTTTTAGGGGTGCTGTAGGAAATATAGAAACAGTTCTTGTTATAGATCATACTGGAGTACAAAGAGCAAATAACCTTTCATATGCAGTTAATGATCAAAATGCAAATGAAACCGTTGGCTTTAAAGCCGAGAGAATTACAGGAACTGCTCCAGCAGGTTCACAAATTAATATTTATGATAAAGACAACAACTTAATAGATACGGTTACGGCTGATGCAGATGGGAATTGGACAGCCATTATTTTTGACCCTGGCAAGGTAACCCCCATTACAATTGAATTAGTCGAAGATTAA
- a CDS encoding type II secretion system protein: protein MKKNQGFTLIEIVLVIAIIGIISALVFSSMGGVKDSQDFVKDQQRLQDIKAALLSYVAKNGYLPCPDTNNDGSENLGFDGTAKRDSPPDDIYCTQTSGGLPFADLGTHSVNVYGKPYTYHVNRQSNSRANVIDSSLTASFFGSECNNERSCFNRTTPPNSSTADDFSLGNYQISNSTDPVAIQVPLVVVSHGKNGCFNVSGFEENNCNNPIEIDNQRLFYQAPQNDDFDDALIWLGALEIKRVASVLSFNITPQQQNPQQNNNENNDDTSEANDPNGDDSNGTPNSFGQSTIRAEGSFFLNPDVNHTTSSGDYNSDHNIATNNSNNSIRIGNDMNKSINLAEGDNTLDIRNDMNARIDAGDGHNLIRVDGNLNGTGIFLGNGNNRVDVYGNMNSTIEIGSGNNIIRKEGDINGSGVILGSGDNDVYIGGNLNSSPSINAGGNTVVYLKKQPHSGQIMHGNMIDSLAFLPFTAKLRRAVTAIVPAVKSHLLVAAKM from the coding sequence ATGAAAAAAAACCAAGGATTTACCCTCATTGAAATTGTGCTGGTTATTGCCATAATCGGTATTATTTCTGCACTTGTTTTTTCAAGCATGGGCGGTGTTAAAGATAGCCAAGACTTTGTTAAAGATCAACAGCGCCTCCAAGACATTAAAGCGGCACTATTGAGTTATGTAGCAAAAAATGGCTACTTACCTTGTCCAGATACAAACAACGATGGTAGCGAGAACCTGGGATTTGATGGAACAGCTAAGCGTGATAGTCCACCAGATGATATCTATTGCACACAAACCTCTGGTGGCTTGCCATTTGCAGATCTTGGTACTCATTCAGTTAATGTTTATGGAAAACCTTACACATACCATGTCAACCGTCAATCAAATTCAAGAGCAAATGTTATCGACTCAAGTTTAACCGCTAGTTTTTTTGGCAGTGAATGTAACAATGAACGCTCCTGTTTTAATCGTACAACGCCTCCCAACTCAAGCACAGCAGATGACTTCAGTTTAGGTAATTATCAAATATCTAACTCGACTGATCCTGTAGCTATACAAGTTCCCCTTGTTGTTGTTTCACATGGTAAAAACGGATGCTTTAATGTTTCCGGTTTTGAGGAAAACAATTGTAACAACCCCATTGAAATTGATAACCAACGCCTATTTTACCAAGCCCCACAGAATGATGATTTTGACGATGCTCTCATTTGGCTAGGTGCATTGGAAATAAAGCGTGTGGCAAGCGTTTTGTCTTTCAACATAACACCTCAACAACAAAACCCGCAGCAGAACAATAACGAAAACAATGATGATACTAGTGAGGCTAACGATCCGAATGGAGATGATAGCAATGGAACGCCTAATAGCTTTGGGCAATCAACGATTAGAGCTGAAGGGTCATTCTTTCTGAACCCTGACGTAAATCATACAACGTCCAGCGGTGACTACAATAGCGATCATAATATAGCTACAAACAATAGCAATAACTCGATCAGAATCGGAAATGACATGAACAAAAGCATTAACTTAGCTGAAGGCGATAATACATTAGATATTAGAAACGATATGAATGCTCGTATTGATGCTGGGGATGGTCATAATCTTATACGCGTTGATGGAAATCTTAATGGCACCGGCATTTTTCTTGGGAATGGTAACAATAGAGTGGATGTTTATGGAAACATGAACTCTACCATTGAAATCGGATCAGGTAATAATATAATTAGAAAAGAAGGAGATATTAATGGTTCTGGCGTAATACTCGGTTCAGGTGATAATGATGTATATATTGGCGGCAATTTAAATTCCAGTCCAAGTATTAATGCAGGAGGAAACACTGTGGTATATCTTAAAAAACAGCCTCACAGTGGGCAAATAATGCATGGCAACATGATAGACTCGTTGGCGTTTCTGCCATTTACTGCCAAACTACGACGAGCAGTAACAGCTATAGTCCCTGCAGTTAAATCGCACTTATTGGTTGCGGCCAAAATGTAA
- the rpoD gene encoding RNA polymerase sigma factor RpoD: MTKIERKQQLIDLIERAKDLGYLTYADINDVLPDDIEEDQLGQVITILTDFGIQLFDMPPEEDELLTKEGGAFDEAAAEAALLALSEVDSEFGRTTDPVRMYMREMGSVELLTRKGEIDIAKRIESNIRDMLDSLSKFPVCAERILKAFIRMDDGEGKVADVIQSFIRPEDLIDLAVEELNADTESEPRDNTIDPAELEAYLAKLEKLHRAAVKAEDEYGSSDAKAKKKRAMVVEHLATVRLVPLFTNGIIRDIKLKIAGIRDQERVIVDSVVRKVGVPRTEFVKLFVEAETDKQLVDKLIEQFPAKATALEDIRSDVKRAQKRLALIEKSEKMAISYYKKVYKDLSKSESLTRAAKREMIEANLRLVISIAKKYTNRGLQFLDLIQEGNIGLMKAVDKFEYRRGYKFSTYATWWIRQAITRSIADQARTIRIPVHMIETINKLNRIQRQLLQKMGREPTPEELAEEMEMPEDKIRKVMKIAKEPISMETPVGDDEDSSLGDFIEDSNILSPSDSADQEGMSETVREMLGTLTPREAKVLRMRFGLGMNTDHTLEEVGKQFDVTRERIRQIEAKALRKLRHPSRAERLRSFLDH; the protein is encoded by the coding sequence ATGACAAAAATAGAAAGAAAGCAGCAGTTAATTGACTTGATTGAGCGTGCGAAGGATCTGGGTTACTTAACCTATGCAGACATTAATGATGTATTGCCTGATGATATTGAAGAAGATCAGCTCGGTCAAGTGATTACTATTTTGACAGATTTCGGTATTCAACTATTTGATATGCCGCCTGAAGAAGATGAGTTGCTAACTAAAGAAGGCGGCGCGTTTGACGAAGCTGCCGCTGAAGCGGCCCTTCTTGCTTTGTCAGAGGTTGACTCAGAGTTTGGGCGTACTACTGATCCCGTTCGTATGTATATGCGCGAAATGGGCTCGGTGGAATTGCTAACACGAAAGGGTGAAATTGATATTGCCAAACGCATTGAATCGAATATTCGTGATATGTTGGATTCCTTGTCTAAATTCCCTGTCTGTGCAGAGCGTATTCTTAAAGCCTTTATCAGGATGGATGACGGTGAAGGTAAGGTTGCTGATGTGATTCAAAGTTTTATTCGACCCGAAGACTTGATCGACTTAGCGGTTGAAGAGTTGAATGCGGATACCGAAAGTGAACCAAGAGATAACACTATTGATCCTGCTGAGCTTGAAGCTTATTTGGCCAAACTTGAAAAGTTACATCGGGCAGCGGTCAAAGCCGAAGATGAGTATGGTTCAAGTGATGCAAAAGCCAAGAAAAAACGTGCCATGGTGGTAGAACACCTCGCAACTGTTAGGCTTGTGCCTTTGTTTACTAACGGAATTATCCGCGATATCAAGCTTAAGATAGCGGGTATTCGTGACCAAGAGCGTGTGATTGTTGATTCAGTTGTTCGTAAAGTCGGGGTGCCGCGCACAGAGTTTGTGAAACTGTTTGTAGAAGCAGAAACGGATAAGCAATTAGTTGATAAGTTGATTGAGCAGTTTCCAGCTAAAGCAACTGCGCTTGAAGATATAAGATCGGATGTTAAACGAGCTCAGAAGCGTTTGGCGCTGATAGAAAAATCTGAAAAAATGGCGATAAGCTATTACAAAAAAGTTTATAAGGATTTAAGTAAGTCCGAGAGCTTAACCCGCGCTGCGAAACGCGAGATGATTGAAGCTAACTTGCGTCTTGTTATTTCGATCGCTAAAAAATATACCAACCGCGGCCTTCAGTTTTTAGATTTGATCCAAGAAGGGAATATTGGATTAATGAAAGCGGTTGATAAGTTTGAATATCGTCGTGGCTATAAGTTCTCAACCTATGCAACCTGGTGGATTCGTCAGGCGATTACGCGTTCCATTGCCGACCAAGCCCGCACTATTCGTATTCCAGTGCACATGATAGAGACGATCAACAAGCTAAACCGTATTCAGCGCCAATTATTGCAAAAAATGGGTCGTGAACCGACACCTGAAGAGTTGGCAGAGGAAATGGAAATGCCAGAGGATAAGATTCGAAAAGTGATGAAAATTGCTAAAGAACCGATTTCTATGGAAACTCCAGTGGGTGATGATGAAGACTCATCACTAGGTGATTTTATTGAAGACTCAAATATTCTATCTCCGTCAGATTCAGCAGACCAAGAAGGTATGAGTGAAACGGTTCGAGAAATGCTAGGTACGTTGACGCCAAGAGAGGCAAAAGTGTTGCGTATGCGTTTTGGTTTAGGCATGAATACCGACCATACGTTGGAAGAAGTCGGAAAACAATTTGATGTCACGCGTGAGCGTATCCGTCAAATCGAAGCGAAAGCCCTGCGCAAACTACGTCATCCAAGCCGTGCTGAACGTTTACGCAGCTTCTTAGATCATTAA
- the dnaG gene encoding DNA primase, with protein sequence MELKGAIPRDFIDSLLARADIVSVINQRVPLKKAGVTFKACCPFHQEKTASFNVNPTKQFYHCFGCGAHGDAITFIMEYEGLTFVEAVESLAAQLGMDVPRQKVTEKQKNQQRQARDHYEVMQAAAKFYRHQLRDHPASEQAKAYLRKRGLSAEIAKRFVIGFAPPGWESLQPGLVADQRLTAQLVELGLLVEKEPNKHYDRFRNRIMFPIRDGRGRVIAFGGRVLSNQDQPKYLNSPETPIFHKSYTLYGLYELRQARQSYQNIIVVEGYMDVVALAQFGIHNVVATLGTATTPDHLNMLFKQIDEIVFCFDGDQAGLKAAWKAAELAIPLMAQTRSVKFLFLAQGEDPDSTVRNEGADGFQHRVEQALTLSVFWLQGLQNQLSNPISTREGRQQLVALAQPYIHLAQGLYQYLLVEAVADAVDLPAWRLEKQMGVRSGFAPFKTPLARKKPADLPSVQQVMTLSKHLACVLLNRPEWAGVMQQVIANALQASLRRDDQFLYGLIAQLAQHYDLNQAVNWLVQAGYGQEYDYIRMRSLPTDEDSLKQYFQESANRLLDELEKKNLLEQGYQHKGLKALQDFMEKKY encoded by the coding sequence ATGGAGTTAAAAGGGGCGATTCCACGCGACTTTATTGACTCTCTTCTAGCGCGTGCTGATATCGTTTCAGTGATCAATCAGCGCGTTCCGTTAAAAAAAGCCGGGGTTACATTTAAGGCCTGCTGCCCATTTCATCAAGAAAAAACGGCTTCTTTTAATGTTAACCCAACCAAGCAATTTTATCATTGCTTTGGTTGCGGTGCACATGGTGATGCGATTACGTTTATCATGGAGTATGAAGGGCTAACATTTGTTGAGGCTGTAGAGTCTTTGGCAGCACAGCTAGGAATGGACGTACCGCGACAAAAGGTAACAGAAAAACAGAAAAATCAACAACGCCAAGCACGTGATCACTATGAGGTCATGCAGGCAGCCGCTAAGTTTTACCGACATCAGTTACGTGATCACCCCGCTTCGGAACAGGCTAAAGCTTATTTACGTAAGCGAGGATTAAGCGCTGAGATTGCTAAACGCTTTGTTATAGGTTTTGCGCCACCAGGCTGGGAAAGTTTACAACCAGGCCTGGTGGCAGATCAACGCCTGACAGCACAGTTGGTCGAATTGGGGCTGTTGGTGGAAAAAGAGCCTAATAAGCACTATGACCGATTTCGTAATCGAATTATGTTTCCCATTCGGGATGGTCGTGGCCGCGTGATTGCATTTGGTGGCCGAGTATTATCAAATCAGGATCAGCCTAAATACTTAAACTCGCCGGAAACACCTATTTTTCATAAAAGCTATACACTTTATGGCTTGTACGAACTGCGTCAAGCTCGCCAGTCGTATCAAAATATTATTGTTGTCGAAGGCTATATGGACGTAGTGGCTTTAGCACAGTTCGGTATTCATAATGTGGTTGCTACCCTTGGGACAGCAACCACACCCGATCACCTGAATATGTTATTCAAGCAAATTGATGAAATTGTATTTTGCTTTGATGGTGATCAGGCTGGGTTGAAAGCGGCATGGAAAGCGGCTGAACTGGCCATTCCATTAATGGCGCAAACCCGTTCAGTAAAGTTTTTGTTTTTAGCTCAAGGCGAAGACCCAGATTCAACAGTACGCAACGAAGGGGCGGATGGGTTTCAGCATCGGGTTGAACAGGCCTTAACCCTGTCTGTTTTTTGGCTTCAAGGGTTGCAAAATCAATTGAGCAATCCTATTTCAACACGAGAAGGGCGTCAGCAGCTGGTTGCTTTAGCCCAGCCCTATATCCACTTGGCGCAAGGGCTTTATCAATATTTATTGGTGGAGGCGGTGGCGGATGCAGTGGACTTACCTGCTTGGCGTTTAGAGAAGCAAATGGGTGTTCGAAGCGGTTTTGCCCCCTTTAAAACACCATTGGCGCGTAAAAAACCGGCAGACTTGCCTTCTGTTCAGCAAGTTATGACCTTGTCTAAACACTTGGCATGCGTGTTGCTAAATCGACCAGAGTGGGCGGGCGTTATGCAGCAGGTTATTGCAAATGCCCTACAAGCGTCGCTGCGACGGGATGACCAGTTTTTATATGGACTAATTGCACAGTTGGCGCAGCATTATGATTTAAATCAAGCGGTAAATTGGTTGGTACAGGCAGGATATGGTCAAGAGTATGACTATATCCGTATGAGAAGTCTGCCAACCGATGAGGATAGTCTTAAGCAGTACTTCCAGGAAAGTGCTAATCGTTTGCTTGATGAATTAGAGAAGAAAAATCTACTTGAGCAAGGTTATCAGCACAAGGGATTAAAAGCGTTACAAGATTTTATGGAAAAAAAATACTAG
- a CDS encoding GatB/YqeY domain-containing protein has translation MSEYKSKLTEEMKRCMKAGEKSRLLVVRTLLAAIKQQEIDQQITLDDTQILAVLDKAVKQRRDSINQFTEAGRQDLADNEIAEMVIIQEFMPQPLKETEIAQMVADAVAQVEAKSMQDMGKVMALLKPQMQGRADMAQVSQKIKSAIG, from the coding sequence AAAACTGACTGAAGAAATGAAACGCTGTATGAAGGCAGGCGAAAAATCACGCCTGCTTGTTGTGCGAACATTACTTGCAGCCATTAAGCAACAAGAAATTGATCAGCAAATAACGCTTGATGATACCCAAATTCTTGCTGTGCTTGATAAAGCGGTCAAACAGCGCAGAGATTCGATTAATCAGTTCACTGAAGCCGGCCGTCAAGATCTTGCTGACAATGAAATAGCTGAAATGGTGATCATTCAGGAATTTATGCCCCAGCCTTTGAAAGAAACAGAAATCGCCCAGATGGTCGCAGATGCTGTTGCTCAGGTTGAAGCCAAAAGCATGCAAGATATGGGTAAAGTGATGGCATTGCTCAAGCCACAAATGCAAGGGCGTGCAGATATGGCGCAGGTAAGTCAAAAAATAAAATCCGCAATCGGTTAG